A genome region from Drosophila simulans strain w501 chromosome 2R, Prin_Dsim_3.1, whole genome shotgun sequence includes the following:
- the LOC6735351 gene encoding arginyl-tRNA--protein transferase 1 isoform X1 — protein sequence MSGSIVQYYGSQQSKCGYCAGANCSLSHGMHAYRLDCKDYQDLIDRGWRRCGNYCYKLRNQETCCPCYTIKCNGLEFKLSKSNKRILRRINRFLRDGRRDSKPEAGEGDGEADADDAIGAPEVTASEPQPQLPDKSPTVINVDHVASLATAQKKPTKQATAPAVEAPTLGSNKSAAPISNKPCKKAKQMRLDRRRAKLGDSASISTKSVSQEKTLRDFLNTDSETNKHRLKIVLVASSDTEHTCADAVIALYRKYQITVHNDNPARLTLASMQRFLVKSPLKNEKPRDGPEMGYGSFHQQYWLDDKLIAVGVIDILPGCVSSVYFFYDPDYSFLSLGTYGSLREIELVQSLAENVPSLKYYYMGFYIHSCPKMRYKGKLSPSYLLCPETYEWLPLTDVIRAKLDEHKYQRLNEDPAARDVNEFLKEHLDEVMMLLDAKTCTNYRHYRQLRGAVCDVDTIIEYGKLVGKACACRMLYVK from the exons ATGAGCGGCAGCATTGTGCAGTACTATGGCAGCCAGCAGAGCAAGTGCGGCTACTGCGCGGGAGCGAACTGCAGCCTGTCGCACG GTATGCACGCGTATCGGCTGGACTGCAAGGACTACCAGGACCTCATCGATCGCGGCTGGCGGCGGTGCGGCAACTACTGCTACAAGCTGCGCAACCAGGAGACCTGCTGCCCCTGCTACACAATCAAGTGTAATGGCCTGGAGTTCAAGCTCTCCAAGTCGAACAAGCGCATTCTTCGACGCATAAATCGCTTTTTGCGCGACGGCAGGCGAGATTCCAAACCGGAAGCCGGCGAAGGTGACGGGGAAGCCGATGCCGATGACGCCATAGGGGCTCCCGAGGTCACGGCCAGCGAACCGCAACCCCAGCTGCCCGATAAGAGTCCCACTGTTATCAACGTCGATCATGTTGCATCACTGGCAACGGCTCAGAAGAAGCCGACGAAGCAGGCAACTGCTCCCGCGGTCGAAGCTCCTACGCTGGGGTCCAACAAAT CCGCAGCACCGATCTCAAACAAGCCGTGCAAGAAGGCCAAGCAGATGCGATTGGATCGACGGCGAGCCAAGCTAGGTGACTCGGCCTCCATCTCAACGAAATCCGTTTCCCAGGAGAAGACTCTTCGCGACTTCTTGAACACGGACAGCGAGACAAACAAACATCGGCTAAAG ATCGTTTTGGTCGCTTCCTCAGACACAGAGCACACTTGTGCCGATGCAGTGATCGCGTTGTATCGCAAATACCAAATAACCGTTCATAATGATAACCCAGCACGCCTCACCCTAGCTAGTATGCAGCGGTTCTTGGTCAAATCGCCTCTTAAG AATGAGAAACCCAGGGATGGTCCCGAAATGGGCTATGGTTCGTTTCATCAACAGTACTGGCTGGACGACAAGCTGATTGCCGTGGGCGTGATTGACATTCTGCCGGGTTGTGTAAGCTCGGTGTACTTTTTCTACGATCCGGACTATAGCTTTTTATCGCTTGGCACATATGGTTCACTCAG GGAAATTGAATTGGTGCAGTCGCTCGCCGAGAATGTGCCTTCTCTAAAGTATTACTATATGGGTTTCTACATACACTCCTGCCCCAAAATGCGCTACAAGGGCAAGTTGTCCCCCTCTTACTTGCTGTGCCCGGAGACCTATGAATGGCTACCGCTCACCGATG TCATTCGTGCTAAGCTAGACGAACATAAATACCAGCGCTTAAACGAAGATCCTGCAGCTAGGGATGTGAATGAGTTCTTGAAGGAGCATTTAGACGAAGTTATGATGCTCTTGGATGCGAAAACCTGCACGAACTACAGGCACTACAGACAG CTGCGCGGGGCTGTCTGCGATGTCGATACCATTATTGAGTACGGAAAGCTCGTGGGAAAAGCGTGTGCTTGTCGCATGCTATACGTGAAGTAA
- the LOC6735351 gene encoding arginyl-tRNA--protein transferase 1 isoform X2, which produces MSGSIVQYYGSQQSKCGYCAGANCSLSHGMHAYRLDCKDYQDLIDRGWRRCGNYCYKLRNQETCCPCYTIKCNGLEFKLSKSNKRILRRINRFLRDGRRDSKPEAGEGDGEADADDAIGAPEVTASEPQPQLPDKSPTVINVDHVASLATAQKKPTKQATAPAVEAPTLGSNKSAAPISNKPCKKAKQMRLDRRRAKLGDSASISTKSVSQEKTLRDFLNTDSETNKHRLKLRLIHVYDDEFRRTLPQSFALYKKYQISIHNDPPKNQDAYKDHLQATPLKNEKPRDGPEMGYGSFHQQYWLDDKLIAVGVIDILPGCVSSVYFFYDPDYSFLSLGTYGSLREIELVQSLAENVPSLKYYYMGFYIHSCPKMRYKGKLSPSYLLCPETYEWLPLTDVIRAKLDEHKYQRLNEDPAARDVNEFLKEHLDEVMMLLDAKTCTNYRHYRQLRGAVCDVDTIIEYGKLVGKACACRMLYVK; this is translated from the exons ATGAGCGGCAGCATTGTGCAGTACTATGGCAGCCAGCAGAGCAAGTGCGGCTACTGCGCGGGAGCGAACTGCAGCCTGTCGCACG GTATGCACGCGTATCGGCTGGACTGCAAGGACTACCAGGACCTCATCGATCGCGGCTGGCGGCGGTGCGGCAACTACTGCTACAAGCTGCGCAACCAGGAGACCTGCTGCCCCTGCTACACAATCAAGTGTAATGGCCTGGAGTTCAAGCTCTCCAAGTCGAACAAGCGCATTCTTCGACGCATAAATCGCTTTTTGCGCGACGGCAGGCGAGATTCCAAACCGGAAGCCGGCGAAGGTGACGGGGAAGCCGATGCCGATGACGCCATAGGGGCTCCCGAGGTCACGGCCAGCGAACCGCAACCCCAGCTGCCCGATAAGAGTCCCACTGTTATCAACGTCGATCATGTTGCATCACTGGCAACGGCTCAGAAGAAGCCGACGAAGCAGGCAACTGCTCCCGCGGTCGAAGCTCCTACGCTGGGGTCCAACAAAT CCGCAGCACCGATCTCAAACAAGCCGTGCAAGAAGGCCAAGCAGATGCGATTGGATCGACGGCGAGCCAAGCTAGGTGACTCGGCCTCCATCTCAACGAAATCCGTTTCCCAGGAGAAGACTCTTCGCGACTTCTTGAACACGGACAGCGAGACAAACAAACATCGGCTAAAG CTGCGCTTAATTCACGTCTACGACGACGAGTTCCGGCGGACCCTGCCCCAGAGTTTTGCGCTCTATAAGAAGTACCAGATATCGATACATAATGATCCGCCAAAGAATCAGGACGCGTACAAGGACCATCTGCAGGCGACTCCCCTGAAG AATGAGAAACCCAGGGATGGTCCCGAAATGGGCTATGGTTCGTTTCATCAACAGTACTGGCTGGACGACAAGCTGATTGCCGTGGGCGTGATTGACATTCTGCCGGGTTGTGTAAGCTCGGTGTACTTTTTCTACGATCCGGACTATAGCTTTTTATCGCTTGGCACATATGGTTCACTCAG GGAAATTGAATTGGTGCAGTCGCTCGCCGAGAATGTGCCTTCTCTAAAGTATTACTATATGGGTTTCTACATACACTCCTGCCCCAAAATGCGCTACAAGGGCAAGTTGTCCCCCTCTTACTTGCTGTGCCCGGAGACCTATGAATGGCTACCGCTCACCGATG TCATTCGTGCTAAGCTAGACGAACATAAATACCAGCGCTTAAACGAAGATCCTGCAGCTAGGGATGTGAATGAGTTCTTGAAGGAGCATTTAGACGAAGTTATGATGCTCTTGGATGCGAAAACCTGCACGAACTACAGGCACTACAGACAG CTGCGCGGGGCTGTCTGCGATGTCGATACCATTATTGAGTACGGAAAGCTCGTGGGAAAAGCGTGTGCTTGTCGCATGCTATACGTGAAGTAA
- the LOC6735352 gene encoding hormone-sensitive lipase: MIDAASAERGSPQFIALFNDNLKLGHDDDGPQAVNGKDTHQHVPADLEAAYGTLYAACQDHAAFFARDHTEFGQRLHAAHIAWQDFIVLANRLVQQIAAFAHEYDFDEQTPGNGYRSFIYVTNACIAHGISICQQLTATRSTIFFRKKFYMKEVEACSQLLSSLCTCLQYLLILRQWSASTGDLFACGNHTAEQLFELGDTINQYCFYGRCLGFQYGDSIRGVLRFLGISMASYSESYYSQEDDGPIVKTTRSLWTSGKYLMNPELRARRIVNISQNAKIDFCKSFWFLAESEMMHKLPSIVGSSIKVNRLIELPAEPLKLPRRKDFKASENLSSDVNQNQGDGDFVEIPVPSAHLGPGLPVFVRLLSARRRAGMLGEGRYRGWHKPIPPSPSILFHCHGGGFVAQSSKSHELYLRDWAVALDCPILSVDYSLAPEAPFPRALQEVYYAYCWLLNNTELLGTTAERIVCAGDSAGANLSIGVALKCIEQGVRVPDGLFLAYCPTLVSFVPSPARLLCLMDPLLPFGFMMRCLRAYAAPAQETLQQNAKQVEDAAQIRNAPKSNVGSLNSSRRTSMARSPLSPLEASMEPDDESSDTFASASASYHSQTVERTDLPHTEGDNSSCVSFEDDSQPIVHYPIEISADPPKDTASAAYIDNFLDKYLIDTATMEVTEETAPEAAQAQANGHAKISSDDDILVETGRDLVAIDTLQGRLQEAVNNITNTLTRCTQSYEIHGSNVMGQQDVRNMDALIARSPSEEFAFDVPKDPFLSPYWASDEWLSQLPKTKILTLNMDPCLDDCVMFAKKLKRLGRQVDLEILEGLPHGFLNFTMLSNEAMEGSKKCIKSLQTLLQTDSKLKNIDKGNSMDDEEESSSPSASLAAS; the protein is encoded by the exons ATGATTGACGCGGCTTCCGCCGAGCGGGGAAGCCCCCAGTTTATTGCCCTCTTCAATGACAATCTGAAACTGGgccacgacgacgacggccCACAGGCAGTCAATGGAAAGGACACCCACCAGCACGTACCCGCCGACCTGGAGGCGGCCTATGGAACCTTGTACGCCGCCTGTCAGGATCACGCCGCCTTCTTCGCCAGGGACCACACCGAATTCGGCCAGCGCCTGCATGCCGCCCACATTGCCTGGCAGGACTTCATCGTCCTGGCCAACCGACTGGTCCAGCAGATCGCCGCCTTCGCCCACGAGTACGATTTCGACGAGCAGACGCCGGGCAATGGATACAGGAGCTTCATCTACGTGACCAACGCCTGCATCGCGCATGGCATTAGCATTTGCCAGCAGCTGACGGCCACCCGTTCCACCATATTCTTCCGCAAGAAGTTTTACATGAAGGAGGTGGAGGCCTGTTCCCAGCTGTTGTCGTCGCTGTGCACATGTCTGCAATACCTGCTGATCCTACGCCAGTGGTCGGCTAGCACGGGTGATCTTTTCGCATGCGGAAACCACACTGCCGAGCAGCTCTTCGAGCTGGGCGACACCATCAACCAGTATTGCTTTTACGGACGCTGCCTGGGCTTTCAGTATGGCGACTCGATACGCGGAGTTCTCCGATTCCTCGGCATCAGCATGGCCAGCTACTCGGAGTCGTACTATTCGCAGGAGGACGACGGCCCCATCGTTAAGACCACACGCAGCCTGTGGACCAGCGGCAAGTATCTTATGAATCCTGAGCTGCGCGCCCGTCGCATCGTTAACATCTCGCAGAATGCTAAGATAGACTTTTGCAAATCCTTTTGGTTTCTGGCCGAGTCCGAGATGATGCACAAGCTGCCCAGCATTGTGGGCAGCTCCATTAAGGTAAACCGGCTCATCGAATTGCCAGCCGAGCCGCTAAAGCTGCCTCGCCGTAAGGATTTCAAGGCATCGGAGAATCTCAGCAGTGACGTTAACCAAAACCAAGGCGATGGTGATTTTGTGGAGATTCCCGTGCCCTCGGCACATTTGGGACCAGGTCTACCGGTCTTCGTTCGCTTACTGAGCGCGAGGCGACGTGCGGGAATGCTGGGTGAGGGTCGCTATCGTGGCTGGCACAAGCCCATTCCGCCGAGTCCTTCGATTCTGTTTCACTGCCATGGCGGTGGCTTTGTGGCCCAATCGTCCAAGTCCCACGAACTGTATTTGCGCGACTGGGCCGTGGCACTGGACTGTCCTATTCTGTCGGTGGATTACAGCCTAGCTCCTGAGGCACCATTTCCACGCGCTCTGCAGGAAGTTTACTACGCCTACTGCTGGCTTCTGAACAATACCGAACTCCTGGGCACAACGGCTGAGCGAATTGTGTGCGCAGGTGACTCGGCTGGAGCAAATCTGTCTATTGGAGTGGCCCTCAAGTGCATTGAGCAGGGAGTTCGAGTGCCAGACGGTCTGTTTCTGGCCTACTGCCCAACACTCGTCAGCTTCGTGCCCAGTCCCGCCCGCCTTCTCTGCCTAATGGATCCCCTGCTGCCCTTCGGCTTCATGATGCGCTGCCTTCGTGCCTATGCCGCTCCCGCTCAGGAGACACTGCAGCAGAATGCCAAGCAAGTCGAGGATGCCGCCCAGATACGCAATGCCCCCAAGTCGAATGTGGGAAGCTTGAACTCCAGTCGCCGCACCTCGATGGCCAGAAGTCCGCTTTCGCCGCTGGAAGCCAGCATGGAACCAGATGACGAAAGCAGCGACACCTTTGCCAGTGCCTCAGCCTCTTACCACAGCCAGACGGTGGAGCGTACCGATCTGCCCCACACCGAAGGCGACAACAGCTCGTGCGTCTCGTTCGAGGACGACTCACAGCCCATTGTGCACTACCCAATCGAAATATCAGCCGACCCACCTAAGGATACCGCCTCTGCAGCCTATATTGACAACTTTCTGGACAAGTATCTCATTGACACGGCCACAATGGAGGTAACCGAAGAGACAGCTCCCGAAGCGGCGCAAGCGCAGGCAAATGGTCATGCGAAGATCAGCTCCGATGACGATATTCTGGTGGAGACGGGTCGGGATCTCGTTGCAATAGATACGCTGCAGGGTCGTCTGCAGGAAGCCGTCAACAACATAACCAACACCTTGACGCGCTGCACGCAGTCCTATGAGATTCATGGGAGCAACGTGATGGGTCAACAGGACGTGCGCAACATGGACGCACTGATAGCTCGGAGTCCCAGCGAGGAGTTTGCCTTCGATGTGCCTAAGGATCCATTCTTGTCGCCATACTGGGCCAGTGATGAGTGGCTTTCCCAACTGCCGAAGACCAAAATACTT ACACTTAACATGGACCCATGTCTGGATGACTGCGTTATGTTTGCCAAGAAGCTGAAGCGGCTGGGGCGACAAGTTGACTTGGAAATACTTGAGGGGCTGCCGCACGGATTCCTAAATTTCACAATG TTATCCAACGAAGCCATGGAGGGCTCAAAGAAGTGCATCAAATCTTTACAGACGTTGCTTCAAACCGATTCGAAGCTCAAGAACATTGACAAAGGCAACTCGATGGATGACGAGGAGGAGTCCTCCAGTCCCAGTGCAAGTCTAGCCGCTTCATAG
- the LOC6735353 gene encoding proliferating cell nuclear antigen: MFEARLGQATILKKILDAIKDLLNEATFDCSDSGIQLQAMDNSHVSLVSLTLRSDGFDKFRCDRNLSMGMNLGSMAKILKCANNEDNVTMKAQDNADTVTIMFESANQEKVSDYEMKLMNLDQEHLGIPETDFSCVVRMPAMEFARICRDLAQFSESVVICCTKEGVKFSASGDVGTANIKLAQTGSVDKEEEAVIIEMQEPVTLTFACRYLNAFTKATPLSTQVQLSMCANVPLVVEYAIKDLGHIRYYLAPKIEDNET; the protein is encoded by the exons ATGTTCGAGGCACGCCTGGGTCAAGCCACCATCCTGAAGAAGATCTTGGATGCCATCAAGGATCTGCTCAATGAGGCAACCTTCGATTGCAGCGACTCCGGCATTCAG CTACAGGCCATGGACAACTCCCATGTGTCGCTTGTCTCGCTGACCCTGCGTTCCGATGGATTCGACAAGTTCCGCTGCGACCGCAATCTCTCCATGGGCATGAATCTGGGCAGCATGGCCAAGATTCTGAAGTGCGCCAACAATGAGGACAATGTGACGATGAAGGCGCAGGATAACGCCGACACCGTCACGATCATGTTCGAATCGGCTAACCAGGAGAAGGTATCCGACTACGAGATGAAGCTGATGAACCTCGACCAGGAGCACCTGGGCATACCGGAGACGGACTTCTCGTGCGTGGTCCGCATGCCGGCCATGGAGTTCGCTCGCATCTGCCGCGATCTGGCGCAATTCAGCGAATCCGTTGTGATCTGCTGCACCAAGGAGGGCGTCAAATTCTCGGCCAGCGGCGATGTGGGCACTGCCAATATTAAGCTAGCCCAAACCGGCTCTGTCgacaaggaggaggaggcggtgaTCATCGAGATGCAGGAGCCGGTGACGCTGACCTTTGCCTGTCGCTACCTGAACGCCTTCACAAAGGCGACGCCATTGTCCACCCAAGTGCAGCTGTCGATGTGCGCAAATGTTCCGCTGGTAGTAGAGTATGCGATTAAGGATCTGGGTCACATTCGCTACTACCTGGCACCCAAGATCGAGGACAATGAGACATAA
- the LOC6735354 gene encoding DNA replication inhibitor plutonium, with amino-acid sequence MGEINALSCVGQDDVVSLRIVCTMARDGRQHNLEDVDMYGNTALLKACYLGRFECARTLLEFGANIFAMNYFGQNALTLATYAGHLTLVKELLRRRSYKDFNLSSMIPALCVATLQKHSALVAYFTQLDPRGVQETQTVHGLGVAELRGMIKAAGRLDKRNARSPPTFITNRLR; translated from the exons ATGGGTGAAATAAatg cgCTCAGCTGCGTTGGACAGGATGATGTCGTTTCCCTGCGAATCGTGTGCACCATGGCTCGCGACGGCAGGCAACACAACCTCGAGGATGTGGACATGTATGGGAACACCGCCCTATTGAAGGCCTGCTATTTGGGGCGATTTGAGTGCGCTCGTACGCTGCTGGAATTTGGGGCAAACATCTTTGCTATGAACtactttggccaaaatgcccTGACACTGGCCACTTATGCTGGGCATTTGACTTTAGTAAAGGAGCTGTTGCGACGAAGATCCTACAAGGATTTCAATCTGTCCTCGATGATACCGGCTCTTTGTGTGGCTACACTGCAAAAACACTCCGCATTGGTGGCCTATTTTACACAATTGGATCCGAGGGGCGTTCAAGAAACTCAAACAGTGCATG GTCTGGGAGTTGCTGAGCTGCGTGGAATGATTAAAGCTGCAGGCCGCTTAGATAAGCGCAATGCGCGCTCCCCTCCCACTTTTATTACCAATCGTCTGCGTTAA
- the LOC6735355 gene encoding 40S ribosomal protein S18 encodes MSLVIPEKFQHILRIMNTNIDGKRKVGIAMTAIKGVGRRYSNIVLKKADVDLTKRAGECTEEEVDKVVTIISNPLQYKVPNWFLNRQKDIIDGKYWQLTSSNLDSKLRDDLERLKKIRSHRGLRHYWGLRVRGQHTKTTGRRGRTVGVSKKK; translated from the exons ATG TCGCTCGTCATCCCAGAGAAGTTCCAGCACATCCTGCGTATCATGAATACGAACATCGACGGCAAGCGCAAGGTGGGCATTGCCATGACCGCCATCAAGGGAGTGGGTCGCCGCTACTCCAACATTGTGCTGAAGAAGGCCGATGTCGATCTTACCAAGCGCGCCGGTGAGTGCACCGAGGAGGAG GTCGACAAGGTGGTGACCATCATCTCCAACCCTCTGCAGTACAAGGTGCCCAACTGGTTCCTCAACAGACAGAAGGACATCATCGATGGCAAGTACTGGCAGCTGACCTCTTCCAACTTGGACTCGAAGCTGCGTGATGATTTGGAGCGTCTGAAGAAGATCCGCTCCCACCGTGGTCTGCGTCACTACTGGGGCCTCCGTGTGCGTGGCCAGCACACCAAGACCACCGGTCGCCGTGGTCGCACCGTGGGTGTGTCCAAGAAGAAGTAA